In the genome of Ziziphus jujuba cultivar Dongzao chromosome 10, ASM3175591v1, the window ACCTGGACCGGCGATTGAGTTCAAAAGTATGAATAATCGAAATACAAACTTTTcctaaaattttattgtgaaaCAACTTTATCACTCCAACGACATGTTTCTGATGATAAAAAGTTTGCAAACGCTTGACAAAAACTACTTAATTTTGAGTTTATTCATGAGAAGTGATTGCTTGTCTTTGAATTTCCAGTTGCTTTCCTTTCGACTTCAAGAGAACCATTACTGTTTTGTCATATTTGATGCGTAAATTTTGGACATTTACAACATCCAAATGGGTTTTTACAGATTCCAAGGAAAAGATAGCAGTAACTTCACAACTTGAAGACAGTTCTTTGCCTCATATCCAACCTGGTGTGTCTATGGAAGTGTCTGCTTCTTTGGGATCTCATTCATCTTTTCCACAAACACATTCCCTTGAATTTCCAGTTGAGAGAGGTCAAGGACCCTCACTCTGCATTGCTGTCATAGGAGCTACCGGTGAGCTGGCAAGGAGGAAGATATTTCCAGCACTGTTTGCTCTGTACTACAGTGGGTTTCTTCCTGAGGTAGAACTACTTTTCTATCATTATTCAATTGGATTTTAAGGGAATTGCTATCATgtaagatattttatatattaaaaaaaatgcataggATTTCTTTTTTCAATGCTTTCTTCTCTGACTCAGAggttggttttcttcttttacaTTGTTAAGCTTATTTAGAAGTGCTAACATCCGCCTGCCTGGAGTTCTAGATGAAATCAATAACCTCCTTTGAGTTTATAACAATAAAAACTTGTTTGGGAAAGTTAAATATGAATATGTGCTAAAGTTGGTTAAAAATGATTTCTTCGAATGTCTCACTGTTTTATTCGTTGGCTGCAGAATGTTGGTATATTTGGTTATTCAAGAAAGAAGTTGACAGATGAAGACCTAAGATCTACCATAGCCTCAACTTTGACTTGCCGTGTTGATCATCAGTATGGTTTTCATATAAATGCCTTCTACTCTCTTAAATCACTTCTTAATTTCTTGAATTAAGAGGTGTATAGTTTCCATATAGAAGACAGATGATATCATATTATCTGCATGTTTGACTGTTATTTTTGGGAAAGCAAATTATCGCTGACAGTCCATACACATTGTCTGAAAAGAGTTTGGCATTTTCAGTTTTGTTAAGATGGTGAGATGACCTTTGCTTAAAGGTTTacttttagattattttttgtCGAAAAAAGATCTTTACATGAGCAGTTGTAAGGTGATTATCTAAAAACTTAAGAAGACTAAATCAAAATGGAAACTTAAGTGATGCAACTTTAATGTATTGTTGAAATTTGAGAAGTTACTGTCATATTTAGTAATAATACCTACTGCAATTTGCATGtacttaaatttaatatgtattaagGACATCAGAGTTCTGAATTAATCATAAAAAGTAACATCTTCCAGAGAAAACTGTGGGGACAAAATGGATGCTTTCTTGAGTAGAACATACCACATCGATGGAGGTTGTGACAACAAAGAAGGGATGACAAAGCTCAATTCTCTGATGGAGCAGATTGAGGTAAAATGAATCCTAGATATTTAAGAACTTCATTTTTGTTTGTGCAGGATTCTAAATGAATTTCCAACACATATCCTGGATGTTTTTGATAATTGACTCTTTAACAGCTTACTTAACTCAGGGAGGATCTGAAGCAAACAGGATTTTTTACCTTGCTGTTCCCCAAGAAGCACTTGAAGATGTTGCATCCTCTCTGGCTGATAAAGCCCAAACTTCAAAGGGCTGGAATCGTATTATAATAGAGAAACCTTTTGGCTTAAATGCATTATCATCTCGTCAGATGACACAATCTCTTCTTTCTAAGTTTGAAGAGAAGCAAATATACAGGTGCTTATGCTCACATTTTGTGTTTTagagaaaggagaaaaaaaaaaaaaaaaaaaaatagaagaagaagaagaagagactaGTCATCACTGTATGGTTTCCCTTAAAAGGTTTAACTGGttcattattataaaaattatttcaggATTGATCATCTTTTAGGAAGGAATCTTATTGAAAATCTCACGGTTTTAAGATTTGCCAATCTAGTTTTTCAACCACTGTGGAGCCGTACATTTATACGAAACGTAGAGGTATATCTTTGGTTGCTTTTAGTCAAATGAAATCCACATGTTCctgataccaaaattttaatatgcatGTATCAATGAATCATGTTGCAGGTCATCTTATCAGAAGATGTAGTTGTACAGGCAGCAAGGTTTTCATAATCGCTGTACTCTTGTCGTTTTGAGTAGCATTGTCAAATACATCTAGAGAAGATCAACAGGCTAActcatatttttgttgtttcaaaCAGGTACTTTGATGGCTATGGAATCATTCGTGACATAGTACACAGTCATATACTCCAAACAATAGCATTGCTTGCCATGGAACCACCAATCAGTCTTGATGGGGAAGATATTCGAAATGAAAAGGTATGTGTGCATGTTGTTCCAAATTTTTGGTGCATGTACTTTCTATATTCAGAAGATTTTTTTCAGGTCAAGGTGCTGAGATCAATTCGGAAATTGGAACCCAGTGATATCATTCTTGGCCAGTATAAAGCAAGTACTAAAGACAAGGTTGATGTATATTTAAACAGTCTGACCCCCACATATTTTGCTGCTGCATTGTATATTGATAATGCACGCTGGGATGGTGTGCCTTTTCTGATTAGAACTGGCCTGGGTCTCATCCAGCACAGGTTAGCTCTGTTTCAATTTTGCTTTGTGATTGCAAGATCGTTTATATTCCAATCTTTTAGGGCCCACTGCCTGATTTCCAGATTTCATGAAATGTAATATTGAATCTATGCGTCTAGGTTTATTATAGATATGAAGATGAAGGTTTTGAACTCAAAAATCTCAAGTTCATAGGTTGAGGCATTTTGTCGTTTTTGTGCATACATGCAGTTTGAATACAGTTTGACAATATAGAATCTCCTTACAAAGGCTAGCTTTAAAATGCAGAGTGGAAATACGCATACAATTTCATCATGTTCCAGGAAACCTTTATCGTGAGCGTATAGGGCATAATATAGACAAGGCTACCAATGAGCTGATTCTATGTGATGTACCCGATGAGGCCATCCTCGTTAAAGTTAACAATAAAATCCCAGGATTGGGCTTACAGTTGGATTCTCCACAACTCAATTTGCTTTACAAAGACAAGTAAGCACTATAATATCCAAACGTTCGCAGCCAGTCTGCAACACAAAATAACATTTGCCTGCTCGTTATTATGTATCATTCATCTGCTTGTCAATGTGTTAACATGACAGGTACAAATTGGAGATCCCTGATTCATACGAGCACCTTCTTCTTGATGTCATCAACGGAGACAACCATCTGTTTATGAGAAGCGACGAGCTTGCAGCTGCATGGAATATTCTAAGTCCTGTTCTGCATGAGATAGACAACAACAATATAGCACCAGAGCTGTATGAGTTGGGAGGTAGGGGCCCAGTTGGAGCATATTATCTGTGGGCAAAACATGGGGTTCGATGGGCAGAGGACTAACAACACAACATTAACACAACACAGCTCATTCTGTGCCTGCAGATAAACCAAAGGCTTAGCAATTATGTGGTACAAACTGGCCTAAAATCTTACTTTGCTCAGATAATGCATATGTTTGGGTCATTTCCGTGTGGGTCTGTGGTGAATTCTTCTATCTTTTCATACTTCGCTGTTATGAGGAGATCCTATTTTGGAATCTTCAATGCACATGGACACCACATTAAATTCATCTTTGACTAggatggattttttttcttttctttttaaattttttttttaaataaaaaaattgacatgATTAAGGTTATGGTAAgggtatcaaaaatataaataaataaataaaggttaTGGTTACCGTATCACCAAAGAATACGACCCATCAGTGTTATATGAAATTGGGACCCTCTTTGAATCAAATCAATTTCAGTATTAGGTCCTACAATTTTGTGGCTGGTTCGATAGTTGTTCTTGTATTAGGTGAGTATAAAGGATGCTCAATACGGTAGCTTTGTTGGCCTGGCAATAGGTTTTTTATCCTGAGACTCGTCAAATCTATATTTTACAACTTGGCCTGATTActatgtagatttttttttttttttttttgggagtagGGTTAAAAATCTGAAAGCTCAATAATTATATGGCTAGCCTTTGATCTTCTTGTCTCCATAGTTGAAACTTCAATAATGGTTAGGCTAAAAGTCTTCCCTTttgtcacaaaaaaaaaaaaatgttggttgCAAATAAATGGAACAATTGTCAAAGTGAGGTTTCATACCATAACATACACCAAAAGTTGGGATAAAAGCAAACTTATTTAGCAAGTGGTAAGAACTTTaaacattgatttttttatattcattttgaaatttgttgttattCATGGTTTCTTGGATAAGGGGTCTTTTCAAGATTTAAAAGAAACTTAACtctttaggattttattttttttatttaaattaaaaaaaaaaaatagagcatTCAAATTAGAATGCTTGTGAgagaaaatttaaacaaaaggcTTTCTAAAACTTTCACACGATTCAAGAATGGTTGGACAAGGATGAATTGTTTTCTTGGCATATTATAATATAGTAATTCtcgcaaaaatataaaataaaataaaatgaaaaatcatacTCTTGCGGCAGAATAGCAATGAGACCATCCAAACCTAAGAACGATCTcgtacccccaaaaaaaaaaaaaaaaaagagaaaatacgAGATCAAGCCACGTGTACATGATAGATGGGGCCCATGATGATGCCAGATATACGGTGCAATGAATGGAGGCGCACGCAAGATGCCACACATCACATGTCACGAGATGGTCGTCAGACGTGGCTGGTGGAAAAACATTACGTTATGGGTTGTGATGCAGACAATTATTATTCAGGTCACCCACCCCCATCCCCATTCCTCTTTCCCAAATTACCAGTATACCCCAACTCTTTTCCATATGGTTTTCTTAACCCTCCCTTCCATTTGGTAGAGCAAATTGAATTCATATCCATAAGGTTTACCCTAATgattatattaaaacaaatttatatgtgagttttatcaattaattttaacaattaaaaatttatattttataattaaataatattataaaaatataattttgaatgggtaaaaattgataaataaaagattaatgatAATACTTCGTAAAGCATAAATTGAAACATAATTTAGATAAAACTTAAgcgttaaaaatgaaaattttcccatTTTTAATACCCCACTGCGGACATGAAGGGTCAAAGAAACACTCCATTTAGGGCCAACTAACACGGTTGTTAACTCAGTTTAACAaactctctctcacacacacataGAAAAATCCCATACAGTGAATAgtctctcttctcttct includes:
- the LOC107411652 gene encoding inactive glucose-6-phosphate 1-dehydrogenase 4, chloroplastic isoform X1, whose protein sequence is MSMSISALSVPFSEYSVSTPIPLSYAHQFSIRSFAAPTSKFHLGSGGRHVVYGGGATGFCQRFCGLKRWIFESLNLQKHNKQPGPAIEFKNSKEKIAVTSQLEDSSLPHIQPGVSMEVSASLGSHSSFPQTHSLEFPVERGQGPSLCIAVIGATGELARRKIFPALFALYYSGFLPENVGIFGYSRKKLTDEDLRSTIASTLTCRVDHQENCGDKMDAFLSRTYHIDGGCDNKEGMTKLNSLMEQIEGGSEANRIFYLAVPQEALEDVASSLADKAQTSKGWNRIIIEKPFGLNALSSRQMTQSLLSKFEEKQIYRIDHLLGRNLIENLTVLRFANLVFQPLWSRTFIRNVEVILSEDVVVQAARYFDGYGIIRDIVHSHILQTIALLAMEPPISLDGEDIRNEKVCVHVVPNFWCMYFLYSEDFFQVKVLRSIRKLEPSDIILGQYKASTKDKVDVYLNSLTPTYFAAALYIDNARWDGVPFLIRTGLGLIQHRVEIRIQFHHVPGNLYRERIGHNIDKATNELILCDVPDEAILVKVNNKIPGLGLQLDSPQLNLLYKDKYKLEIPDSYEHLLLDVINGDNHLFMRSDELAAAWNILSPVLHEIDNNNIAPELYELGGRGPVGAYYLWAKHGVRWAED
- the LOC107411652 gene encoding inactive glucose-6-phosphate 1-dehydrogenase 4, chloroplastic isoform X2 — encoded protein: MSMSISALSVPFSEYSVSTPIPLSYAHQFSIRSFAAPTSKFHLGSGGRHVVYGGGATGFCQRFCGLKRWIFESLNLQKHNKQPGPAIEFKNSKEKIAVTSQLEDSSLPHIQPGVSMEVSASLGSHSSFPQTHSLEFPVERGQGPSLCIAVIGATGELARRKIFPALFALYYSGFLPENVGIFGYSRKKLTDEDLRSTIASTLTCRVDHQENCGDKMDAFLSRTYHIDGGCDNKEGMTKLNSLMEQIEGGSEANRIFYLAVPQEALEDVASSLADKAQTSKGWNRIIIEKPFGLNALSSRQMTQSLLSKFEEKQIYRIDHLLGRNLIENLTVLRFANLVFQPLWSRTFIRNVEVILSEDVVVQAARYFDGYGIIRDIVHSHILQTIALLAMEPPISLDGEDIRNEKVKVLRSIRKLEPSDIILGQYKASTKDKVDVYLNSLTPTYFAAALYIDNARWDGVPFLIRTGLGLIQHRVEIRIQFHHVPGNLYRERIGHNIDKATNELILCDVPDEAILVKVNNKIPGLGLQLDSPQLNLLYKDKYKLEIPDSYEHLLLDVINGDNHLFMRSDELAAAWNILSPVLHEIDNNNIAPELYELGGRGPVGAYYLWAKHGVRWAED